Proteins encoded by one window of Coriobacteriia bacterium:
- a CDS encoding PadR family transcriptional regulator has protein sequence MSLDVAILGFLGEHPRSGYDLKTRCFDDAAKDFWTADQAQIYRTLERLQGAKLVTATRKRQAGKPDRKVYAITDLGRLTLSAWLAEPHPLPAPRDAFLLQVYFAGQLSDDQLSAQLTDRRTLHQARLDDLRDRALQTAQSGDAPMRVIALRDAAFSGAIAVERAAIDWLDDCLDGLKAGSLPPLAKGEEQRPLFGPTTA, from the coding sequence TTGTCGCTCGACGTAGCGATACTGGGATTCTTGGGAGAACACCCGCGTTCGGGCTACGACCTGAAGACGCGCTGCTTCGATGACGCTGCAAAGGACTTCTGGACCGCCGATCAGGCCCAGATCTACCGCACGCTCGAACGTCTGCAAGGCGCCAAACTGGTCACCGCGACGCGGAAGCGCCAGGCCGGCAAGCCGGACCGCAAGGTCTACGCGATCACAGACCTCGGGCGACTCACTCTGTCCGCTTGGCTGGCGGAGCCACATCCCCTGCCGGCCCCGCGCGATGCGTTCTTGCTGCAGGTCTACTTCGCCGGACAGCTAAGCGACGACCAACTCTCGGCACAGCTGACCGATCGCAGGACACTCCACCAAGCGCGGCTGGACGACCTGCGCGACAGAGCGCTGCAAACTGCGCAGAGCGGCGACGCCCCAATGCGAGTTATTGCTCTTCGCGACGCCGCGTTCAGCGGCGCGATCGCGGTCGAGCGCGCGGCCATCGACTGGCTCGACGACTGTCTAGATGGGCTGAAGGCCGGATCGTTGCCGCCTTTGGCAAAAGGCGAGGAACAGAGACCCCTGTTCGGACCGACGACGGCCTGA
- a CDS encoding ABC transporter ATP-binding protein produces the protein MSSSLLRAMRFIRAYRWYALLGVISVLLTTVADLVGPQILRQIIDQGITKADYRVIWTGSVALVAVAIFDGVVNFLVGYFTAKASHGSAFDMRNAIFDKLQRLSFAYHDRAQTGQLITRVTSDVDQVRDFVGSGAVQVVSAALMLVGSVFLLLRMNVQLALLSFMVVPVTVVVLVLFVSKLGPMFRGRQQKLAALNTVLQENIAGVRVVRAFAREPFETERYRGANDALLQQGLVVRTTVANAFPLMFSIGTIGVGFVTWAGAIQIVHGTLTVGQLVAFNSYIFLLLGPLTTLGFSAQQIAQSSASAERLFEVLDAPEDVAEKPDAVVLPRLTGHVELRDVHLRYPGATAETLSGVSFTVEPDTTVAIVGATGSGKTSLVNLIPRYYDASAGLVLVDGVDVRDATLESLRGQIGFVMQDSVLFSGTVRDNIAYGRPDATDDDVRSAAVGAQADGFITTLPDGYDTRVGERGVKLSGGQRQRIAIARALLIDPRILVMDDSTSSVDSATEAAIRTQLDRLMDGRTTFIIAQRLSTARRADIVFVMDEGRLVDSGSHAELLERSGLYAEIAASQLIGGEQ, from the coding sequence GTGTCGTCATCCTTGCTTCGCGCAATGAGGTTCATCCGCGCGTACCGCTGGTACGCGCTGCTGGGCGTTATCTCCGTGCTCTTGACCACCGTCGCCGATCTTGTCGGCCCTCAGATCCTGCGCCAGATTATCGACCAGGGCATCACGAAAGCCGACTACCGGGTTATCTGGACCGGCTCCGTGGCGCTTGTCGCCGTGGCGATCTTCGACGGCGTTGTGAACTTCCTCGTAGGCTACTTCACTGCCAAGGCGAGTCACGGCTCGGCGTTCGACATGCGCAACGCCATCTTCGACAAGCTCCAGCGCTTGAGCTTCGCCTATCACGACCGCGCGCAGACCGGCCAACTCATCACGCGCGTCACGTCCGACGTCGATCAGGTGCGCGACTTCGTGGGCAGCGGCGCGGTCCAGGTCGTCTCGGCGGCGCTGATGCTCGTGGGCTCGGTCTTCCTCCTGCTGCGGATGAACGTGCAACTCGCACTGCTGTCTTTCATGGTGGTGCCGGTCACGGTGGTCGTGCTTGTTCTGTTCGTCAGCAAGCTCGGGCCGATGTTTCGCGGCCGACAGCAGAAGCTCGCGGCGCTCAATACGGTCCTGCAAGAGAACATCGCCGGCGTGCGCGTCGTCCGCGCCTTCGCGCGCGAGCCCTTCGAGACCGAGCGCTATCGGGGTGCGAACGACGCACTGCTCCAACAGGGCCTCGTCGTGCGCACCACTGTTGCCAACGCCTTCCCGCTGATGTTCAGCATCGGCACGATCGGCGTTGGTTTCGTGACGTGGGCAGGGGCCATACAGATCGTGCACGGCACTCTGACCGTGGGCCAGCTCGTCGCGTTCAACTCCTACATCTTCTTGCTCCTCGGACCGCTCACGACCCTCGGCTTCTCGGCCCAGCAGATCGCGCAGTCCAGTGCGAGCGCCGAGCGCCTGTTCGAGGTCCTCGACGCACCCGAAGACGTCGCCGAGAAGCCAGACGCCGTCGTGCTCCCGCGTCTGACCGGGCACGTCGAGCTGCGCGACGTCCACCTGCGCTATCCAGGTGCCACCGCCGAGACGCTCTCGGGCGTCAGCTTCACCGTCGAGCCCGACACAACCGTGGCAATCGTCGGCGCGACCGGCTCGGGCAAAACGAGCCTCGTCAACCTAATTCCGCGCTACTACGATGCTTCCGCCGGGCTTGTGCTAGTCGATGGCGTGGACGTCCGAGACGCGACACTCGAGTCGTTGCGAGGCCAGATCGGCTTCGTGATGCAGGACAGCGTCCTGTTCTCGGGCACGGTGCGCGACAACATCGCCTACGGCCGCCCCGACGCTACCGACGACGACGTGCGCTCGGCCGCCGTTGGCGCTCAGGCCGACGGCTTCATCACCACACTACCCGACGGGTACGACACGCGAGTCGGCGAGCGCGGCGTCAAGCTCTCGGGCGGCCAGCGCCAGCGCATCGCAATCGCGCGGGCGCTGCTGATAGATCCGCGCATCCTTGTGATGGATGACTCCACATCGTCTGTGGACTCGGCGACAGAGGCTGCGATTCGCACCCAACTCGACCGCCTGATGGACGGGCGTACCACGTTCATCATCGCGCAGCGCTTGTCGACCGCACGGCGCGCCGACATCGTCTTTGTGATGGACGAGGGCCGCCTCGTGGACTCGGGCAGTCACGCCGAGCTTCTCGAGCGCAGCGGGTTGTACGCCGAGATTGCCGCAAGCCAGCTGATCGGCGGTGAGCAGTAA
- a CDS encoding ABC transporter ATP-binding protein: protein MAHRGPGGGGGRLSSLVKTEKPTSARATVLRLSRYLMPYRRDLIVGSIWVVLSSVASAATPALTGRIIDVATTAAKSGGGIQPLVVPGLTLVAASIFGWLATRQQIYALGTAGQYALFDARADVIVKIEELDVGYFEAVESGDLMSRLINDIAQVDSFLGQGFRRLLGSAVGLTATLIAMFWVNWQLALATLVVVPLMIGVTRLFGVIARRAFRTRQEAIGDVSATLAEELGGIKVAQAFNRTDRNRGIFTQRNAANRDANVNAAVVSSAFSPVLALISTVATALIAALGGYLAAQQLITIGVVVAFLSYARQFFNAVSQLSSLYSDTQAALAGGERVFSLLDTPVEIAEVPGALTLGRAQGRVEYRDVHFAYKTGTEILHGIDLTIEPGQTLAIVGATGAGKTTMVNLVPRFYDPTQGQMFLDGRDVRDLSLSALRRNFGVVLQDPFLFSGTVAENIRYGALDASDDTVRKAAETAGALEFIDRLPQGFDTPVTERGATLSTGQRQLIAFARAIVGDPAILILDEATSSVDTRTEMLIQRGLRNILKGRTALIIAHRLSTVRDADRVVVVDAGRIVEQGPYDELLEADGPFSALYRAQFTEQ from the coding sequence ATGGCCCATCGCGGACCTGGAGGAGGAGGCGGTCGCCTCAGCTCGCTGGTCAAGACAGAGAAGCCAACGTCGGCACGCGCAACCGTGCTGCGCCTGTCGCGCTACCTGATGCCGTACCGCCGAGACCTGATTGTCGGCTCGATATGGGTCGTCTTGTCGTCCGTGGCCTCGGCGGCCACCCCGGCGCTGACCGGCCGCATCATCGACGTCGCGACCACGGCGGCCAAGAGCGGCGGCGGAATCCAGCCGCTCGTGGTGCCGGGGCTGACGCTCGTGGCCGCCTCGATCTTCGGCTGGCTGGCGACTCGTCAGCAGATCTACGCGCTGGGCACCGCAGGCCAGTACGCGCTGTTCGATGCCCGCGCCGACGTCATCGTCAAGATCGAAGAGCTCGACGTGGGCTACTTCGAAGCGGTGGAGTCCGGCGACCTGATGAGCCGCCTTATCAACGATATCGCCCAAGTTGACTCGTTCCTCGGGCAGGGTTTCCGGCGCCTTCTTGGCTCGGCGGTCGGACTCACGGCCACCCTTATCGCGATGTTCTGGGTGAACTGGCAGCTCGCGCTGGCCACGCTTGTCGTCGTGCCGCTCATGATCGGCGTGACGCGCCTGTTTGGCGTCATCGCGCGCCGGGCGTTCCGCACGCGCCAAGAGGCCATCGGTGACGTCTCCGCCACACTCGCCGAGGAACTCGGCGGCATCAAGGTGGCCCAGGCGTTTAACCGCACCGATCGAAACCGCGGCATCTTCACGCAGCGAAACGCCGCCAATCGCGACGCCAACGTGAACGCCGCAGTGGTTTCGTCCGCCTTCTCACCGGTACTCGCACTCATCTCGACCGTCGCAACGGCGCTGATCGCAGCTCTCGGCGGCTACCTCGCGGCTCAGCAGCTGATTACCATCGGCGTGGTGGTGGCGTTCCTGAGCTACGCGCGCCAGTTCTTCAACGCGGTCAGCCAGCTCTCGTCGCTGTACTCCGACACCCAAGCAGCTCTGGCCGGCGGCGAAAGAGTCTTCTCGCTGCTCGACACGCCCGTTGAGATTGCCGAGGTCCCCGGCGCGCTGACCCTTGGACGCGCGCAAGGCCGCGTCGAGTACCGCGACGTGCACTTCGCGTACAAGACGGGGACGGAGATCCTGCACGGCATCGACCTGACGATCGAGCCCGGTCAGACACTTGCGATCGTGGGAGCGACGGGCGCGGGCAAGACCACGATGGTCAACCTCGTCCCCCGCTTCTACGACCCCACGCAGGGTCAGATGTTCCTCGATGGCCGAGACGTGCGCGATTTGAGCCTCTCGGCCCTGCGTCGCAACTTCGGCGTTGTACTCCAAGACCCGTTCCTCTTCAGCGGCACCGTCGCCGAGAACATCCGCTATGGCGCGTTGGACGCAAGCGATGACACGGTCCGCAAGGCCGCCGAGACCGCCGGGGCGCTCGAGTTCATCGACCGCTTGCCGCAGGGCTTCGACACGCCCGTCACCGAGCGCGGTGCGACCTTGTCGACCGGCCAGCGCCAACTCATCGCATTTGCTCGCGCCATCGTGGGCGACCCCGCCATTCTGATCCTCGACGAAGCCACCAGCTCTGTCGACACGCGCACCGAGATGCTCATCCAGCGGGGCCTTCGCAACATCTTGAAGGGCCGCACGGCGCTGATCATCGCCCACCGGCTCTCGACCGTTCGGGACGCTGACCGAGTCGTAGTCGTCGACGCCGGGCGCATCGTCGAACAGGGACCGTACGACGAGCTTCTCGAAGCCGATGGGCCGTTCTCAGCACTCTATCGGGCGCAGTTCACCGAGCAGTAG
- a CDS encoding EamA family transporter, translating to MPQTSQRFKLVLSMLILYVVWGTTYLGIKVGLSAGLPPTLFAGVRQWPAALLIFAIAWWRGASPKISPADLKISAIVGLCLLVGGQYFAFLAEQNIPSGLAALIVALIPLWVALVESFLPGMQRPGKLGWFGLAIGFSGLGILLWPRLATMSTPTGARELIGTVVMIVGGWLWTGGTIYGKRHPTAANSLVVTAWEMVIAGGVLLVLGTALGEWSRFHLTPATVGALLYMSIIGSAVALTSFTYALNNLSASKVMTYAFVNPVIAVFAGAFAGHLGIVPPEPITMAELVGMAVIVAGVAITTAAPTLPSRGSIEVAPNEV from the coding sequence GTGCCTCAGACGTCTCAACGCTTCAAACTCGTGCTCTCGATGCTGATTCTCTACGTCGTGTGGGGCACCACGTACCTCGGCATCAAGGTAGGCCTATCGGCCGGGCTGCCGCCCACGCTGTTCGCGGGCGTGCGCCAGTGGCCGGCGGCTCTTCTCATCTTCGCGATCGCGTGGTGGCGCGGCGCCTCCCCCAAGATCTCCCCCGCGGACCTGAAGATCTCGGCGATTGTGGGTCTGTGCCTGCTCGTGGGTGGCCAGTACTTCGCGTTCCTCGCCGAGCAGAACATCCCGTCGGGGCTCGCGGCGCTCATCGTCGCGCTGATCCCGCTGTGGGTGGCCTTGGTCGAGTCGTTCCTGCCCGGGATGCAGCGTCCGGGCAAGCTGGGATGGTTCGGGTTGGCGATCGGCTTTTCGGGGCTGGGCATACTGCTGTGGCCGCGCTTGGCAACGATGTCGACCCCTACTGGTGCTCGCGAGTTGATAGGGACGGTCGTCATGATCGTGGGTGGGTGGCTGTGGACTGGCGGCACCATCTACGGCAAGCGCCACCCAACCGCGGCCAACAGCCTGGTCGTCACCGCCTGGGAGATGGTGATCGCCGGCGGCGTGCTGCTCGTGCTTGGCACGGCGCTGGGCGAGTGGAGCCGTTTCCACCTGACGCCGGCGACTGTTGGCGCGCTGCTGTACATGTCGATCATCGGCAGCGCCGTGGCGCTCACATCGTTCACGTACGCGCTGAACAACCTGTCGGCCAGCAAGGTGATGACGTACGCCTTCGTCAATCCCGTGATCGCCGTGTTCGCAGGCGCTTTTGCGGGGCATCTCGGCATCGTTCCGCCCGAGCCGATCACAATGGCCGAGTTGGTTGGGATGGCAGTCATCGTTGCGGGGGTCGCCATCACGACGGCCGCGCCGACGCTGCCATCGCGCGGCTCGATTGAGGTCGCTCCGAACGAGGTCTAG
- a CDS encoding SHOCT domain-containing protein: MLFAMIVVTGLTALVAVAIVGHRDGVLVGHQPVHAARGTSPVDEAERILAHRYAKGEITAEEYDRMLVILRR, from the coding sequence ATGTTGTTCGCAATGATCGTAGTCACCGGCCTGACCGCACTAGTCGCCGTGGCCATCGTTGGACACCGTGACGGTGTCCTTGTCGGCCATCAGCCGGTCCACGCCGCGAGGGGCACGTCCCCCGTCGACGAGGCCGAGCGCATTCTGGCCCACCGCTACGCGAAGGGCGAGATCACGGCAGAGGAGTACGACCGCATGCTGGTGATCCTCCGCCGATAA